In a single window of the Anguilla rostrata isolate EN2019 chromosome 4, ASM1855537v3, whole genome shotgun sequence genome:
- the LOC135253356 gene encoding uncharacterized protein LOC135253356 isoform X1, with translation MADSDEEVAVVGVGCNFPGGEGLSNFWKILLEGKNCTVQIPDYRFDPAFWYDSDDSKAGKTRTAKAALIDGLNEFDHKFFGITETEADLMDPQQKLLLECTYRALETAGIPMEKASGTRTGVFIGLMNRDYEAILNNSPTTITHYNGTGTAMSIAANRISYTFNFTGPSLAIDSACSSSLVALHYASQAVRQGDCEMAVCGGVSCILEPRVFVVLGKAKMISPDGSSKPFSSRADGYGRGEGCGIILLKPLKKALRDFDHVWGIISKTAVNQDGCTVSPITRPSMAQQEELLHRIYSAGFDPSHVQYIEAHGTGTPVGDPTEAGSISRAIAKARPPGEALCIGSVKGNIGHTESAAGVAGLIKVLLMMHHETIVPSLFYSEDSASVDAKALNLKIPTRVEKWEKTGTAGRAAGINNFGFGGTNAHAIVREYRQVDYSIPTNQDSAKLLVVSAASEKSFGMIIADTSQELATNNAVDLKSLAYTSACRRSHMKHRYRRVFLTSSRSNLQEQLSSALNKSIVPLKSGLKLVFVFCGNGVTYRGMCKGLLKKEYVFREKMKEVENLFQNYESTNILQKLENDYDNDDYLKPDVVQPILFAIQVAIFSLLKHWGIRPDAILGHSVGEVAAAHCSGLLSLEDAVKVIYFRSMLQSKVTGGKMLVVSKIAISEILRLLPAYSGKVCLAAFNSPQSCTLSGDADAVESLHHKLKTSFNDKNLFLHILDVPAAYHSHMMDPILDQIQGSVGSLQENEMEAELFSTVTGEKCSQGDFSSGKYWARNVREPVAFEQALRSAAKDKKNIVFVEVGPRRALQRNIMETLGNDITVFPSVQPDKDHETLLIAASKLFELGVNVNWERLYEGQEAPPTPFPRYQFDCVKKEVYLEAVRQGNEIASCALHPIIRPTKNSSTEFTCNLFSGATKYLSEHKNSGIALVPGALYVELALASFIASMKSNVSLSSLQLSISFQSPFVLSETSPKMKVQVEPSEKTAEFKIHSQSATYASGAIEWKNGSMAPEEKNIALDFVFKRCQSVIKAEQVYTALSQAGFQYGSVFRQLGDVYYGEEFKEAISTFRVPNEMMRQLQDYYVHPVVLDHFLQMMAVAAGNRFSSRPGFPSAMGCVTVSGPLQNEMVMYLRTARETSDGFEVCGCFTDKEGHVLVELRHVRITLLGGGSSVAKEFFFHNEQHATTEDVSLCHKPKALVFADQLGVADFLRQYLHSSSTFVQFKELGKLADFKVTELFTEFMVPDGARIFEEVLFICGFQNLSDLKTEMILDHLVDCCELFREIVLELKAAKYTDTIRIITYRSAEGTVDRISPGFVISGMTRACAAEILGFSFQLIDLASMTSEDLSSLAHALCSYPASKYSELTISKGQIYSSTIARTPLKTIESPEMEVYSSGSENLILQTADPYRMTKLSAVPCSEPGDEIQKQTVEVQLSKICVHSSDYFPVSVSDLVFGQTMYWNEHVSQNHKLLALDFSGTVTAVGKGVGKLKVGDHIVSCYPITASSKVVIPEAACYRTKKLSFLKEAPCISFFVFAWEILHCLLPKVRQKNKLGIISLEPDSNLVHVLMFTANQSGWNAIVGTQLSGLLQNVNKCDAFVLLPPFDTSLVATACSVSTTRNIVLVYDNQMPPILLRNMFRTDSESVCVKIVQVAHLFQKAYLRKQKRLIYSWLKSMRLIEVPVLRNTVFQRMTSGSIDCLPVQVSKSYFSTDNTSVVVLNGKTKDEVSHLPIQEKPNQPFLQKSVYIVTGGLSGLGFETVKFIAQRGGGCIAILSRRSSSHLQHEISTLQNRYGVSIISIQCDVSLSEQVVKAVIAIEQRFPSCPIRGIFHSAVVLHDGLLETLNKSHYEKVLRPKVSGALNLHHATMHCKLDYFVCYSSISSFIGNATQTNYAAANSFLDMFCHYRRRLGMAAQSINWGALNLGLLLNKDSLQRFLETKGMIVMNVAEFHEGLEQCLLQNNAQQAVCKFSFKNLWNHVLSQNTSLKIRLTALVEEELRNICTEPRDQLSPSPSSAGDYVRTTIRETCNVDLQELSDDTALAALGVDSMVAMTLQNLIFQETGVNVPLVKFLDPNSTLSTLVSIVEEREAVAAGRTG, from the exons gacTGATGAACAGGGACTACGAGGCAATTCTGAATAACAGCCCAACCACCATAACCCACTACAATGGCACAGGAACAGCCATGAGCATTGCTGCCAACAGGATCTCCTACACCTTCAACTTCACTGGACCCTCGCTTGCTATCGACAgcgcctgctcctcctctctagTGGCTCTCCACTACGCTTCCCAAGCCGTTAGACAAG GAGACTGTGAGATGGCTGTCTGTGGTGGGGTCAGCTGCATCCTTGAGCCTCGGGTCTTTGTTGTTCTCGGCAAAGCCAAAATGATTTCACCCGACGGGTCCAGCAAACCTTTCTCCAGCAGAGCAGATGGCTATGGGAGAGGCGAAGGCTGTGGGATCATCCTGCTCAAGCCACTGAAAAAA GCTCTACGGGACTTTGATCATGTGTGGGGCATCATAAGCAAAACTGCTGTCAATCAGGATGGCTGCACTGTCAGTCCAATCACCAGGCCGTCCAtggcccagcaggaggagctgctcCACAGAATTTACTCTGCAGGGTTTGATCCATCACATGTCCAGTACATAGAGGCTCATGGGACTGGAACCCCGGTAGGGGACCCAACAGAAGCAGGAAGCATTTCCAGAGCCATTGCCAAAGCCAGACCTCCAGGAGAAGCACTCTGCATTGGCTCAGTGAAAGGTAACATCGGACACACTGAGTCAGCAGCTGGAGTGGCAGGACTCATCAAGGTGCTTCTGATGATGCACCATGAAACCATTGTTCCCTCTCTGTTCTACTCTGAGGACAGCGCCAGTGTTGATGCCAAAGCCTTGAACCTGAAAATTCCCACCAGAGTAGAGAAGTGGGAAAAGACTGGCACAGCAGGAAGGGCTGCAGGTATCAATAACTTTGGGTTTGGAGGGACCAATGCGCATGCTATAGTCAGAGAGTACAGGCAGGTGGACTATTCTATACCCACCAATCAGGATTCAGCAAAACTCCTTGTTGTATCTGCAGCTTCTGAAAAGTCATTTGGAATGATAATTGCAGACACAAGTCAAGAGCTGGCCACAAACAATGCAGTAGATCTAAAATCACTGGCATATACATCGGCATGTCGAAGAAGCCACATGAAGCACAGATATagaagagtgtttctgacaTCCTCTCGCAGTAACTTACAGGAGCAACTCAGTTCAGCACTGAACAAAAGCATTGTGCCATTAAAATCAGGTTTAAAgttggtttttgtgttttgtggaaATGGAGTGACCTACAGAGGCATGTGCAAGGGACTGTTGAAAAAGGAGTAcgttttcagagaaaaaatgaaagaggttGAGAACCTGTTCCAGAATTACGAAAGCACTAACATTTTGCAGAAGCTGGAAAATGACTATGACAATGATGATTATTTGAAACCAGATGTTGTTCAACCCATTCTCTTTGCTATTCAGGTTGCCATTTTCAGCCTTCTAAAGCACTGGGGTATCAGACCCGATGCCATTCTTGGGCACTCTGTAGGAGAGGTTGCTGCTGCCCATTGCTCTGGTCTGCTGTCTCTTGAGGATGCAGTAAAGGTGATCTATTTTCGCAGTATGTTGCAGAGCAAAGTCACAGGAGGGAAAATGCTTGTTGTCAGTAAGATAGCCATATCAGAAATCCTGAGGCTCCTGCCTGCTTACTCAGGGAAAGTCTGCTTAGCTGCCTTCAACAGCCCGCAGTCCTGCACTCTATCAGGTGATGCAGATGCAGTCGAAAGTCTTCACCATAAGCTGAAGACCTCTTTCAACGACAAGAATCTGTTCCTCCACATTTTAGATGTCCCTGCTGCTTACCACAGTCATATGATGGATCCCATCCTGGACCAAATACAGGGCAGTGTAGGATCTTTGCAAGAGAATGAAATGGAGGCAGAGTTGTTTTCAACTGTGACTGGAGAGAAGTGTTCTCAAGGGGATTTTAGCTCAGGGAAATATTGGGCCAGGAATGTCCGTGAGCCTGTCGCATTTGAACAAGCTTTGAGATCAGCAGCCAAAGACAAGAAGAACATAGTCTTTGTAGAAGTAGGTCCAAGAAGAGCCCTGCAAAGGAACATCATGGAGACATTGGggaatgacatcactgtgttCCCCTCTGTTCAGCCAGATAAAGACCACGAGACACTGCTCATTGCTGCATCAAAACTCTTTGAGCTGGGGGTGAATGTGAACTGGGAACGTCTCTATGAAGGACAGGAGGCACCACCAACACCCTTCCCAAGGTATCAATTTGATTGTGTAAAGAAGGAGGTGTACTTAGAAGCAGTGAGGCAGGGAAATGAAATTGCATCTTGTGCCCTTCACCCAATAATAAGgcccacaaaaaacagcagcacagagttCACCTGTAATCTTTTTTCAGGTGCAACAAAGTACCTAAGTGAACACAAAAACAGTGGCATTGCCCTTGTCCCCGGTGCTCTGTATGTTGAACTGGCTCTAGCTTCCTTCATAGCCAGTATGAAGTCAAATGTGTCTCTCAGCTCACTGCAGCTCAGTATCAGTTTCCAAAGTCCATTTGTACTCAGTGAGACCTCCCCCAAAATGAAAGTACAGGTTGAACCATCAgagaaaacagcagaatttaaaatacattctcAGTCAGCTACCTATGCCTCAGGTGCCATTGAATGGAAAAATGGATCAATGGCTCCTGAGGAAAAGAATATCGCTCTGGATTTTGTGTTCAAAAGATGCCAATCAGTCATAAAGGCGGAGCAGGTCTACACAGCCCTCTCTCAGGCAGGATTTCAGTATGGTTCGGTCTTCCGACAGCTGGGAGATGTGTACTATGGGGAGGAGTTCAAGGAGGCTATTTCAACCTTCAGGGTTCCAAATGAAATGATGAGGCAGCTGCAGGACTACTATGTTCACCCTGTAGTGCTGGATCACTTTCTGCAGATGATGGCTGTTGCAGCCGGGAATAGATTTTCATCAAGGCCCGGATTCCCATCCGCCATGGGCTGTGTCACCGTGTCTGGTCCCCTGCAGAATGAAATGGTCATGTATCTGCGAACAGCCAGAGAGACATCTGATGGGTTTGAGGTATGTGGCTGTTTTACAGACAAAGAGGGTCATGTTTTAGTTGAACTGAGACATGTAAGGATCACATTATTGGGAGGGGGTTCTTCTGTTGCTAAAGAGTTCTTCTTTCACAATGAGCAGCATGCCACCACTGAGGATGTCAGCCTCTGTCACAAACCAAAAGCCTTAGTTTTTGCTGATCAGTTAGGGGTGGCTGATTTTTTACGGCAGTATTTACACTCAAGTTCTACTTTTGTCCAGTTCAAGGAACTTGGAAAACTAGCCGACTTCAAAGTTACAGAATTGTTTACTGAATTCATGGTTCCAGATGGTGCCAGGATTTTTGAAGAGGTTTTGTTCATCTGTGGCTTTCAAAATCTCAGTGActtgaaaacagaaatgatcCTTGATCACCTGGTCGACTGCTGTGAGCTTTTCCGTGAAATTGTTCTTGAACTGAAAGCTGCCAAATACACTGACACTATCAGAATTATAACCTACAGATCAGCAGAGGGGACAGTAGACCGTATCAGTCCAGGTTTTGTCATTTCTGGCATGACTCGAGCCTGCGCAGCTGAAATTTTAGGTTTTTCATTCCAGCTAATTGATCTTGCCTCTATGACAAGTGAAGACCTCAGTTCGTTAGCTCACGCTTTATGTTCCTACCCAGCCAGCAAATACTCAGAGCTGACGATAAGCAAAGGCCAGATTTATTCAAGTACAATCGCTCGCACTCCCCTTAAAACCATTGAGAGTCCTGAAATGGAAGTTTACTCTTCAGGGTCTGAGAATCTCATCTTGCAGACTGCTGACCCTTACAGAATGACAAAGTTGTCTGCAGTTCCTTGTAGTGAACCTGGAGACGAAATACAGAAGCAAACTGTTGAGGTTCAACTGAGTAAAATCTGTGTTCATTCATCAGATTACTTCCCGGTCAGTGTCTCTGATCTGGTCTTTGGTCAAACCATGTACTGGAACGAACACGTGTCACAGAACCACAAACTCCTGGCTCTGGACTTCAGTGGAACTGTTACAGCTGTCGGGAAGGGTGTGGGGAAACTGAAAGTAGGAGATCACATTGTTTCATGTTACCCCATTACTGCATCATCAAAGGTTGTGATTCCAGAAGCTGCATGCTATAGAACAAAGAAGCTGTCATTTCTCAAGGAAGCACCATGCATTTCCTTCTTTGTCTTTGCATGGGAAATCTTGCATTGTCTCCTTCCAAAAGTAAGACAAAAGAACAAGTTGGGCATTATTTCTCTTGAACCCGATTCAAATCTGGTGCATGTGCTAATGTTTACCGCAAATCAGTCAGGGTGGAATGCCATCGTAGGGACACAACTTAGCGGACTGCTACAAAACGTGAACAAGTGCGATGCATTTGTCCTTTTGCCTCCATTTGATACATCTTTGGTTGCTACAGCTTGCAGTGTTTCTACCACCAGAAACATTGTTTTAGTGTATGATAATCAGATGCCACCTATTCTTTTGCGAAACATGTTTCGAACTGATAGTGAAAGCGTCTGTGTTAAGATCGTTCAGGTGGCTCATCTTTTCCAGAAAGCATACCTAAGGAAGCAAAAAAGATTGATCTACAGCTGGCTGAAATCAATGCGATTGATTGAAGTTCCGGTACTGAGAAACACTGTCTTTCAAAGAATGACTTCCGGAAGCATTGATTGCCTGCCTGTTCAGGTATCAAAATCCTACTTTAGCACAGACAACACATCTGTAGTTGTGCTTAATGGAAAAACCAAGGATGAGGTATCCCATCTTCCAATACAAGAGAAGCCAAACCAACCTTTCCTGCAGAAGTCTGTGTACATAGTGACGGGGGGTCTTTCTGGGCTGGGGTTTGAAACAGTGAAGTTCATTGCTCAAAGGGGAGGTGGATGCATTGCCATTCTAAGCAGAAGGTCTTCGTCTCATTTGCAGCATGAGATATCTACGCTGCAGAATCGGTACGGAGTGTCCATCATCAGCATACAGTGTGATGTCTCCCTTTCAGAACAGGTTGTGAAGGCAGTCATTGCGATTGAACAGAGGTTTCCTTCCTGTCCAATTAGAGGGATATTTCACAGTGCAGTTGTTCTGCATGATGGTCTACTTGAAACTCTCAACAAGTCACACTATGAAAAAGTGCTCAGGCCAAAGGTTAGTGGTGCTTTGAATCTCCATCATGCAACAATGCACTGCAAACTGGACTACTTTGTGTGCTACTCTTCCATCTCCTCTTTCATTGGCAATGCCACTCAAACAAACTATGCCGCTGCTAATTCCTTCCTGGACATGTTTTGCCATTATCGGAGGAGGCTTGGAATGGCTGCACAGTCCATTAACTGGGGGGCTTTGAACCTAGGCCTCCTATTGAACAAGGATTCTTTGCAGAGATTTTTGGAGACAAAGGGAATGATAGTGATGAATGTGGCAGAATTTCATGAAGGTCTGGAGCAATGTTTGTTGCAAAACAATGCTCAACAGGCTGTGTGCAAGTTCAGCTTCAAAAACCTTTGGAACCATGTGCTGTCTCAAAACACCTCCCTCAAAATACGTCTGACAGCTTTGGTAGAAGAAGAACTGAGAAACATATGCACAGAACCCAGAGACCAACTGTCACCATCACCCTCTTCGGCAGGGGACTATGTCAGGACCACGATCCGTGAGACTTGCAATGTAGACCTTCAAGAGCTGAGTGATGATACAGCACTGGCTGCTCTGGGTGTCGACTCAATGGTGGCCATGACTCTGCAGAACCTCATCTTTCAAGAGACAGGAGTCAATGTTCCCCTTGTTAAATTTCTGGACCCAAACAGCACTCTATCTACTTTAGTATCAATCGTGGAGGAAAGAGAGGCTGTGGCTGCGGGAAGGACGGGCTAG